A DNA window from Streptomyces sp. B21-083 contains the following coding sequences:
- a CDS encoding arylamine N-acetyltransferase family protein has protein sequence MNPAQADAYLRRLGVERPVSPTFDVLRELQLRHLMSVPFENLSIHLGEDIVLDENRLFDKVVNARRGGFCYELNGVFGALLTALGFDVTLLAARVYGDEDRLGIPYDHLALRVRTADGGDWLVDVGFGAHSHRPLAIGQRQEQEDPGGTFRVVEAAPDAAGARGGGADGGLGDLDVVRDGERRYRLELRPRVLGDFVAGAWWHSTSPESHFTRSLVCSRAMEDGGRITLSGRSLTVTAPGGEREVRELGADSEVLSVYRERFGIEVPGVPTVRASGGGG, from the coding sequence ATGAATCCCGCACAGGCTGATGCCTACCTCCGCCGGTTGGGCGTCGAGCGTCCCGTGTCGCCCACCTTCGACGTGTTGCGCGAGCTGCAACTGCGGCACCTGATGTCGGTGCCCTTCGAGAACCTCTCGATCCATCTGGGCGAGGACATCGTGCTGGACGAGAACCGGCTGTTCGACAAGGTGGTGAACGCCCGTCGGGGCGGGTTCTGCTACGAACTCAACGGTGTCTTCGGAGCGTTGCTCACGGCACTGGGCTTCGACGTCACGCTGCTCGCGGCGCGGGTGTACGGCGACGAGGACCGGCTCGGCATCCCCTACGACCATCTCGCGCTGCGGGTGCGGACGGCGGACGGCGGCGACTGGCTGGTCGACGTGGGCTTCGGGGCGCACAGTCACCGGCCGCTGGCGATCGGGCAGCGGCAGGAGCAGGAGGATCCGGGCGGTACGTTCCGGGTCGTCGAGGCGGCGCCGGACGCGGCGGGAGCACGAGGTGGCGGGGCGGACGGGGGCCTGGGTGACCTGGACGTGGTCCGGGACGGCGAGCGCCGGTACCGGCTGGAGTTGCGGCCTCGCGTGCTCGGGGACTTCGTCGCCGGGGCCTGGTGGCACAGCACCTCGCCGGAGTCGCACTTCACGCGGTCCCTGGTCTGTTCGCGGGCCATGGAGGACGGCGGGAGGATCACGCTCAGCGGCCGGAGTCTCACGGTGACGGCGCCGGGAGGGGAACGGGAGGTGCGGGAGCTGGGGGCGGACAGCGAGGTGCTCTCCGTGTACCGGGAGCGGTTCGGGATCGAGGTGCCGGGTGTGCCGACGGTACGGGCGTCCGGTGGGGGCGGCTGA
- a CDS encoding AMP-dependent synthetase/ligase gives MSDTQTLIENRPPSVAGLFLDRVAATPDAEAYRYPVPPAAGEGPDDWKSLTWAQAAERVYAIAAGLIDLGVQPEQRVALASATRVEWILGDLGIMCAGAATTTVYPQTNADESAFILADSASKVLIAEDAAQLAKAQAKRADLPELTHVVVIDPAGVESGEGVLTLAELEQRGAAYLEEHPNLIKERVGAITKDQLATLIYTSGTTGRPKGVRLPHDNWAYMAKATAATGLISADDVQYLWLPLAHVFGKVLTSGQIEVGHVTAVDGRVDKIIENLPVVEPTYMAAVPRIFEKVYNGVAAKARAGGGAKYKIFQWASEVAREHAKVSQDNFRRTGTASVPFGLAAKHKVADALVFSKIREAFGGNLRACVSGSAALAPEIGFFFSGVGIHILEGYGLTESSAASFVNPGEAYRTGTVGKPLPGTEVRIADDGEILLRGPGIMEGYHGLPEKTAEVLESDGWFHTGDIGELSPDGYLRITDRKKDLIKTSGGKYIAPAEVEGQFKAVCPYVSNILVHGADRNFCTALIALDEPSILSWAKDNGLDGKSYAEVVAAPGTVALIEGYVKELNGGLQRWQTIKKFRLLPRDLDVEHGEITPSLKLKRPVVEREYKHLIDEMYAGSREA, from the coding sequence GTGAGCGACACACAGACCTTGATCGAGAACCGCCCGCCGTCCGTCGCCGGTCTTTTCCTGGATCGCGTGGCCGCCACGCCGGACGCGGAGGCCTACCGCTACCCGGTGCCCCCGGCCGCCGGTGAGGGCCCCGACGACTGGAAGTCGCTGACCTGGGCGCAGGCCGCGGAACGGGTCTACGCCATCGCCGCCGGCCTCATCGACCTGGGCGTACAGCCGGAGCAGCGCGTCGCGCTCGCCTCCGCCACCCGCGTCGAGTGGATCCTCGGTGACCTGGGCATCATGTGCGCCGGCGCCGCCACGACCACGGTGTATCCGCAGACCAACGCCGACGAGTCGGCCTTCATCCTCGCCGACTCCGCCAGCAAGGTGCTGATCGCCGAGGACGCGGCCCAGCTCGCCAAGGCGCAGGCGAAGCGCGCCGACCTCCCCGAACTCACCCATGTCGTGGTCATCGACCCGGCCGGCGTCGAGAGCGGCGAGGGGGTGCTCACCCTCGCCGAGCTGGAGCAGCGGGGTGCCGCGTACCTGGAGGAGCACCCGAACCTGATCAAGGAGCGGGTCGGGGCCATCACGAAGGACCAGCTCGCGACCCTCATCTACACGTCCGGTACGACGGGCCGCCCCAAGGGTGTCCGCCTGCCCCACGACAACTGGGCGTACATGGCGAAGGCGACCGCCGCGACCGGGCTGATCAGCGCCGACGACGTGCAGTACCTGTGGCTGCCGCTCGCGCATGTCTTCGGCAAGGTGCTCACCTCCGGCCAGATCGAGGTCGGGCACGTCACCGCCGTCGACGGCCGGGTCGACAAGATCATCGAGAATCTGCCGGTCGTCGAGCCGACGTACATGGCCGCTGTGCCGCGCATCTTCGAGAAGGTCTACAACGGGGTCGCGGCCAAGGCGCGGGCCGGTGGCGGCGCCAAGTACAAGATCTTCCAGTGGGCCTCCGAGGTCGCCCGCGAGCACGCCAAGGTCAGCCAGGACAACTTCCGACGCACCGGCACCGCCTCCGTGCCCTTCGGTCTCGCCGCGAAGCACAAGGTCGCCGACGCGCTCGTCTTCTCGAAGATCCGCGAGGCCTTCGGCGGCAACCTGCGTGCCTGTGTCTCCGGATCGGCCGCCCTCGCCCCCGAGATCGGCTTCTTCTTCTCCGGCGTCGGCATCCACATCCTGGAGGGCTACGGCCTCACCGAGTCCTCCGCCGCCTCCTTCGTCAACCCCGGCGAGGCCTACCGCACCGGCACGGTCGGCAAGCCGCTGCCCGGCACGGAGGTGCGCATCGCGGACGACGGCGAGATCCTGCTGCGCGGGCCCGGGATCATGGAGGGCTACCACGGGCTGCCCGAGAAGACCGCCGAGGTACTGGAGTCCGACGGCTGGTTCCACACCGGTGACATCGGCGAGCTGTCGCCCGACGGGTATCTGCGCATCACCGACCGCAAGAAGGACCTCATCAAGACGTCCGGCGGCAAGTACATCGCGCCCGCCGAGGTCGAGGGACAGTTCAAGGCGGTCTGCCCCTACGTGTCCAACATCCTGGTCCACGGCGCCGACCGGAACTTCTGCACGGCCCTCATCGCGCTCGACGAACCGTCGATCCTGAGCTGGGCGAAGGACAACGGGCTCGACGGGAAGTCGTACGCGGAGGTGGTGGCCGCGCCGGGGACGGTGGCTCTCATCGAGGGGTACGTCAAGGAGCTCAACGGGGGGCTTCAGCGGTGGCAGACCATCAAGAAGTTCCGCTTGCTGCCGCGGGATCTCGATGTTGAGCACGGGGAGATCACGCCGAGCCTGAAGTTGAAGCGGCCGGTTGTCGAGCGGGAGTACAAGCATCTGATCGACGAGATGTATGCGGGGTCTCGGGAGGCGTAA
- the holA gene encoding DNA polymerase III subunit delta, whose translation MAKKTAHDDPLAPVTLAVGQEDLLLDRAVQEVVAAARAADADTDVRDLTSDQLQPGTLAELTSPSLFSERKVVVVRNAQDLSADTVKDVKAYFGAPAEEITLVLLHAGGAKGKALLDAARKAGAREVACPKMTKPADRLAFVRSEFRVTGRSATPEACQALVDSIGSDLRELASAVTQLVADVEGTIDGAVVGRYYTGRAEASSFEVADRAVEGRAAEALEALRWSLSTGVAPVLITSALAQGVRAIGKLSSARGGGRPADLARELGMPPWKIDRVRQQMRGWTPDGVAEALRAVAAADAGVKGGGDDPEYALEKAVVVIARAARSRGRG comes from the coding sequence ATGGCCAAGAAGACCGCACATGACGACCCTCTCGCCCCCGTCACGCTTGCCGTGGGCCAGGAGGACCTCCTGCTCGACCGTGCCGTGCAGGAGGTGGTGGCCGCCGCCCGGGCCGCCGACGCCGACACGGACGTACGAGACCTGACCTCGGACCAGTTGCAGCCGGGCACGCTGGCTGAGCTGACCAGCCCGTCGCTCTTCTCGGAGCGCAAGGTCGTGGTCGTACGCAACGCGCAGGATCTGTCGGCCGACACGGTCAAGGATGTGAAGGCGTACTTCGGGGCGCCCGCGGAGGAGATCACCCTCGTGCTGCTGCACGCGGGGGGAGCCAAGGGCAAGGCGCTGCTCGACGCGGCACGCAAGGCCGGGGCGCGCGAGGTGGCGTGTCCCAAGATGACGAAGCCGGCGGATCGGCTGGCGTTCGTGCGGTCGGAGTTCCGGGTGACGGGGAGGTCGGCCACACCGGAGGCGTGCCAGGCGCTCGTCGACTCGATCGGCAGTGATCTGCGGGAGCTGGCGTCCGCGGTGACTCAGCTTGTCGCGGATGTCGAGGGGACGATCGACGGGGCGGTCGTCGGCCGGTACTACACGGGGCGGGCCGAGGCGTCGAGCTTCGAGGTCGCCGACCGGGCCGTCGAGGGGCGGGCGGCGGAGGCGCTGGAGGCGTTGCGGTGGTCGTTGTCCACCGGGGTGGCGCCGGTGCTGATCACCAGCGCGTTGGCGCAGGGGGTGCGGGCGATCGGGAAGCTGTCCTCCGCGCGGGGTGGTGGGCGGCCGGCGGATCTCGCTCGGGAGCTGGGGATGCCGCCGTGGAAGATCGATCGGGTGCGGCAGCAGATGCGGGGGTGGACTCCGGATGGGGTCGCTGAGGCGTTGCGGGCGGTGGCTGCGGCTGACGCGGGGGTGAAGGGGGGCGGGGATGATCCCGAGTACGCGTTGGAGAAGGCGGTTGTGGTGATTGCCCGGGCGGCTCGGTCTCGGGGGCGCGGGTAG
- a CDS encoding SpoIIE family protein phosphatase: MGAIPTQRETVPRAPSRAPGAPARRGVNRRAVAHATLGGGPLAPGAARGLVRAALAEWAQLGLSGAASLPDRLIDDAMVVVSELVTNAVVHAGTDVELQCRLETPGERDELGESEGDGREEEGEKGGQGEGMSGVALVVEVSDHHPSRAPRDGGVELPYDMPEYGRGLRLVSALSEAWGVTYRTGVKTVWARLPADGMTVDDDLDPYAGTQVLGQGLRVAEFLAPEPHRDPHDEEWLNHGALSFLAEASDLLAGQLDEDLVAALTGQLLVPRLADWCAVWVEDESMGRGSWGDGGGGGDVDGGYTGPGPRLAGVWHGSEDRIEELRRALEKDPPRPPDTTRTGPVTVPWPGEALGGHEETGAALAYRLVAGGRPLGTLVIGRAGTIRFPDEVTGLVEDLSRRVALAIGAARQYARQATISRILQRGLLPGAVAEIPGVSSALVYEPCDKGGPSGDFYDLFPAGDGRWCFAVGDVQGKGPEAAVVIGLARPWLRLLAREGYRVADVLDRLNQLLLDDATETADAAARALVAADGRPAPPVGSGGAVGSVGSGGSADPAVPAAVRPGEGPQTRFLSLLYGELAPFDGGVRCTLASAGHPLPLVLRAGGEVLTAAEPQTLLGVVEDETYTSGSFELWPGDSLLCVTDGVTERRCGPRQFDDGDGLASALAGCAGLDAQLIAERIRRLVHEFGEKPPEDDLALLVLQTD; this comes from the coding sequence ATGGGGGCCATTCCGACGCAACGGGAGACCGTGCCCCGTGCGCCGTCCCGTGCGCCCGGCGCGCCCGCGCGTCGGGGTGTGAACCGGCGTGCGGTGGCCCACGCCACGCTCGGCGGTGGCCCTCTCGCGCCCGGCGCCGCCCGCGGCCTCGTCCGCGCGGCACTCGCCGAATGGGCTCAACTCGGCCTGTCCGGCGCCGCGTCGCTGCCCGACCGGCTCATCGACGACGCCATGGTGGTCGTCAGCGAACTCGTCACCAACGCCGTCGTCCACGCGGGGACGGACGTGGAGCTGCAGTGCCGCCTGGAGACGCCGGGGGAGCGGGACGAGCTGGGTGAGTCGGAGGGGGACGGGCGGGAAGAAGAAGGCGAGAAGGGTGGGCAAGGGGAGGGGATGAGCGGCGTCGCGCTCGTCGTCGAGGTGTCCGATCACCATCCCTCCCGCGCACCCCGGGACGGCGGTGTCGAACTCCCGTACGACATGCCGGAGTACGGGCGTGGTCTGCGCCTCGTCTCCGCACTCTCCGAGGCCTGGGGGGTCACCTACCGCACCGGCGTCAAGACCGTCTGGGCGCGGCTCCCCGCCGACGGCATGACGGTCGACGACGACCTCGACCCGTACGCCGGTACCCAGGTGCTCGGGCAGGGGTTACGGGTCGCCGAGTTCCTCGCCCCCGAGCCGCACCGCGACCCGCACGACGAGGAGTGGCTCAATCACGGCGCCCTCTCGTTCCTCGCAGAGGCCTCCGACCTGCTCGCCGGACAGCTCGACGAGGACCTCGTCGCCGCGCTCACCGGACAGCTCCTCGTGCCGCGCCTCGCCGACTGGTGCGCGGTGTGGGTGGAGGACGAGTCCATGGGGCGCGGGAGCTGGGGCGACGGAGGCGGAGGCGGGGATGTGGACGGTGGGTACACCGGGCCCGGGCCGCGGCTCGCCGGGGTCTGGCACGGCAGCGAGGACCGTATCGAGGAGCTGCGCCGCGCCCTGGAGAAGGACCCACCGCGCCCGCCCGACACCACCAGAACCGGGCCGGTCACCGTGCCCTGGCCCGGCGAGGCGCTCGGCGGGCACGAGGAGACCGGCGCCGCGCTCGCCTACCGGCTGGTCGCGGGCGGCCGGCCGCTGGGCACGCTGGTCATCGGGCGGGCCGGGACGATCCGCTTCCCCGACGAGGTCACCGGCCTGGTCGAGGATCTCAGCCGCCGCGTGGCCCTCGCCATCGGCGCCGCCCGCCAGTACGCCCGCCAGGCAACCATCAGCCGCATCCTCCAGCGCGGGCTGCTGCCCGGCGCCGTCGCCGAGATCCCCGGCGTCAGCAGCGCCCTCGTCTACGAACCCTGCGACAAGGGGGGCCCCAGCGGCGATTTCTACGACCTCTTCCCGGCCGGCGACGGCCGCTGGTGCTTCGCCGTGGGCGACGTCCAGGGCAAGGGTCCGGAAGCCGCCGTGGTGATCGGCCTCGCCCGCCCATGGCTTCGGCTGCTCGCCCGCGAGGGCTATCGGGTCGCCGATGTCCTCGACCGCCTCAACCAGCTGCTCCTCGACGACGCCACGGAGACGGCGGACGCGGCGGCCCGCGCGCTGGTCGCGGCGGACGGACGGCCCGCGCCACCGGTGGGTTCGGGGGGCGCGGTGGGTTCTGTGGGATCGGGGGGCTCCGCCGATCCCGCCGTCCCGGCCGCGGTGCGGCCGGGCGAGGGCCCGCAGACCCGTTTCCTCTCCCTCCTCTACGGCGAGCTCGCGCCCTTCGACGGGGGCGTGCGCTGCACTCTCGCCTCGGCCGGGCATCCGCTGCCGCTGGTGCTCCGGGCGGGCGGTGAGGTCCTTACGGCCGCTGAACCGCAGACCCTGCTCGGGGTCGTCGAGGACGAGACGTACACGAGCGGAAGCTTCGAGCTGTGGCCGGGCGACAGCCTGCTGTGCGTCACCGACGGGGTCACCGAGCGGCGCTGCGGGCCCCGCCAGTTCGACGACGGCGACGGGCTGGCGAGCGCCCTCGCCGGCTGCGCCGGGCTGGACGCCCAGCTGATCGCGGAACGTATCCGGCGACTCGTGCACGAGTTCGGGGAGAAGCCGCCGGAGGACGATCTGGCGCTGCTGGTGTTGCAGACCGACTGA
- the hemW gene encoding radical SAM family heme chaperone HemW → MPSALPDGEPVPDDGALPAPALAGAADRPLGFYLHVPYCATRCGYCDFNTYTATELRGTGGVLASRDNYADTLIDEVRLARKVLGDDPREVRTVFVGGGTPTLLAADDLVRMLRSIRDEFGLAADAEVTTEANPESVDERYLATLREGGFNRISFGMQSAKQHVLKVLDRTHTPGRPEACVAEAWTVGFDHVNLDLIYGTPGESDDDWRASLEAVLGAGPDHVSAYALIVEEGTQLARRIRRGEVPMTDDDVHADRYLIADEVLGAAGYDWYEVSNWATSEAARCLHNELYWRGADWWGAGPGAHSHVGGVRWWNVKHPGAYAGALAAGRSPGAGREVLSEEDRRVERILLELRLREGVPLALLRGAGLAAAGRALGEGLLEAGPYGEGRAVLTLRGRLLADAVVRDLVD, encoded by the coding sequence ATGCCCTCCGCACTCCCCGACGGCGAACCCGTCCCCGACGACGGCGCCCTGCCCGCCCCCGCGCTCGCCGGGGCCGCGGACCGTCCCCTCGGGTTCTACCTCCACGTCCCGTACTGCGCGACCCGCTGCGGCTACTGCGACTTCAACACCTACACGGCGACCGAGCTGCGCGGCACGGGCGGTGTCCTGGCCTCCCGCGACAACTACGCGGACACGCTCATCGACGAGGTCCGGCTCGCGCGGAAGGTGCTGGGCGACGACCCCCGCGAGGTCCGCACGGTGTTCGTGGGAGGCGGTACGCCGACTCTCCTGGCCGCCGACGATCTCGTACGGATGCTGCGCTCGATCCGTGACGAGTTCGGCCTCGCGGCGGACGCGGAGGTGACGACGGAGGCGAACCCGGAGTCGGTGGACGAGCGGTATCTGGCCACCCTCCGCGAGGGCGGCTTCAACCGGATCTCGTTCGGGATGCAGAGCGCGAAGCAGCACGTGCTGAAGGTGCTGGACCGTACCCACACGCCGGGGCGGCCCGAGGCGTGTGTCGCGGAGGCGTGGACGGTGGGGTTCGACCATGTGAACCTCGACCTGATCTACGGCACGCCCGGCGAGTCGGACGACGACTGGCGGGCCTCGCTGGAGGCGGTTCTCGGGGCGGGGCCGGACCATGTGAGCGCCTATGCGCTGATCGTGGAGGAGGGTACGCAGCTGGCTCGGCGTATCCGCCGGGGCGAGGTGCCGATGACCGACGACGACGTGCACGCGGACCGGTATCTGATCGCCGACGAGGTGCTGGGGGCGGCGGGCTACGACTGGTACGAGGTGTCCAACTGGGCGACTTCGGAGGCGGCCCGGTGCCTGCACAACGAGCTGTACTGGCGCGGCGCCGACTGGTGGGGCGCGGGGCCGGGGGCCCACAGCCATGTGGGGGGCGTGCGGTGGTGGAACGTGAAGCATCCGGGGGCGTACGCCGGGGCGCTGGCGGCGGGGCGGTCGCCGGGGGCGGGGCGTGAGGTGCTGTCGGAGGAGGACCGGCGGGTCGAGCGGATTCTGCTGGAGCTGAGGTTGCGGGAGGGGGTGCCGTTGGCGCTGCTGCGGGGTGCCGGGCTGGCGGCTGCGGGGCGGGCGTTGGGGGAGGGGTTGCTGGAGGCGGGGCCCTATGGGGAGGGGCGGGCGGTGTTGACGTTGCGGGGGCGGTTGTTGGCGGATGCGGTGGTTCGGGATCTGGTGGACTGA
- the rpsT gene encoding 30S ribosomal protein S20, with translation MANIKSQIKRIKTNEKARLRNKAVKSSLKTAIRKAREAAAAGDVAKATEAQRAAARQLDKAVSKGVIHKNQAANKKSALASKVATLKG, from the coding sequence GTGGCGAACATCAAGTCCCAGATCAAGCGGATCAAGACCAACGAGAAGGCCCGGCTGCGCAACAAGGCCGTCAAGTCCTCCCTGAAGACCGCGATCCGCAAGGCCCGCGAGGCCGCTGCCGCGGGTGACGTCGCGAAGGCGACCGAGGCTCAGCGCGCTGCCGCGCGTCAGCTCGACAAGGCCGTCTCGAAGGGCGTCATCCACAAGAACCAGGCCGCCAACAAGAAGTCGGCGCTTGCTTCCAAGGTCGCCACCCTCAAGGGCTGA
- the lepA gene encoding translation elongation factor 4, whose translation MPAIPSHVPEPSRTDPALLRNFCIIAHIDHGKSTLADRMLQLTGVVDQRQMRAQYLDRMDIERERGITIKSQAVRLPWAPTDGDGGGQGRTHILNMIDTPGHVDFTYEVSRSLAACEGTVLLVDAAQGIEAQTLANLYLAMENELTIVPVLNKIDLPAAQPEKFSEELANLIGCQPEDVLKVSAKTGVGVDALLNRVVRDVPAPVGVKDAPARAMIFDSVYDSYRGVVTYVRVIDGQLNKRERIKMMSTGATHELLEIGVSSPEMTSADGIGVGEVGYIITGVKDVRQSKVGDTITSKEKGATEALGGYKDPKPMVFSGLYPLDGSDYPDLREALDKLQLNDAALVYEPETSAALGFGFRVGFLGLLHLDVIRERLEREFNLELIATAPNVVYRVIMEDGKEHTVTNPSEFPEGKIDKVFEPVVRATILAPSEFIGSIMELCQTRRGTLLGMDYLSEDRVEIRYTLPLAEIVFDFFDNLKSKTRGYASLDYEPTGEQDAQLVKVDILLHGDRVDAFSAVTHKDAAYAYGVRLVAKLRELIPRQAFEIPIQAAIGSRVIARETIRAIRKDVLAKCYGGDISRKRKLLEKQKEGKKRMKMVGSVEVPQEAFIAVLSSDENAGSGKGKK comes from the coding sequence GTGCCCGCGATCCCTAGCCATGTGCCCGAGCCGAGCCGTACCGACCCGGCGCTGCTCCGCAACTTCTGCATCATCGCGCACATCGACCACGGCAAGTCCACGCTCGCCGACCGGATGCTCCAGCTGACCGGAGTGGTCGACCAGCGGCAGATGCGCGCCCAGTACCTCGACCGCATGGACATCGAGCGCGAGCGCGGCATCACGATCAAGTCCCAGGCGGTGCGTCTGCCATGGGCCCCGACCGACGGTGACGGGGGCGGTCAGGGCAGGACTCACATCCTGAACATGATCGACACCCCGGGACACGTCGACTTCACGTACGAGGTCTCGCGGTCGCTCGCGGCCTGTGAGGGGACCGTTCTCCTCGTCGACGCCGCCCAGGGCATCGAGGCCCAGACCCTCGCCAACCTGTACCTGGCGATGGAGAACGAGCTCACCATCGTCCCGGTGCTGAACAAGATCGACCTGCCGGCCGCCCAGCCGGAGAAGTTCTCCGAGGAGCTCGCCAACCTCATCGGCTGCCAGCCCGAGGACGTGCTCAAGGTCTCGGCGAAGACAGGCGTCGGCGTGGACGCGCTCCTGAACCGGGTCGTCCGCGACGTCCCGGCCCCGGTCGGCGTCAAGGACGCCCCCGCCCGCGCGATGATCTTCGACTCGGTCTACGACTCCTACCGGGGCGTGGTCACGTACGTCCGTGTCATCGACGGCCAGCTCAACAAGCGCGAGCGCATCAAGATGATGTCGACCGGCGCCACCCATGAGCTCCTCGAGATCGGCGTCTCGTCCCCCGAGATGACCTCGGCCGACGGCATCGGCGTCGGCGAGGTGGGCTACATCATCACCGGTGTGAAGGACGTCCGTCAGTCCAAGGTCGGTGACACCATCACCAGCAAGGAGAAGGGTGCCACCGAGGCCCTCGGCGGGTACAAGGACCCCAAGCCGATGGTCTTCTCCGGCCTCTACCCGCTGGACGGCTCGGACTACCCCGACCTGCGCGAGGCGCTGGACAAGCTCCAGCTCAACGACGCCGCCCTGGTCTACGAGCCGGAGACCTCCGCGGCCCTCGGTTTCGGCTTCCGCGTCGGCTTCCTCGGCCTGCTGCACCTCGATGTCATCCGTGAGCGCCTGGAGCGCGAGTTCAACCTCGAACTCATCGCCACCGCGCCCAACGTGGTCTACCGCGTGATCATGGAGGACGGGAAGGAGCACACGGTCACCAACCCGAGCGAGTTCCCCGAGGGCAAGATCGACAAGGTCTTCGAGCCGGTCGTCCGGGCCACGATCCTCGCTCCCAGCGAGTTCATCGGCTCGATCATGGAGCTCTGCCAGACCCGCCGCGGCACCCTTCTCGGCATGGACTACCTCTCCGAGGACCGGGTCGAGATCCGTTACACGCTCCCTCTCGCGGAGATCGTCTTCGACTTCTTCGACAACCTGAAGTCCAAGACCCGTGGCTACGCCTCCCTGGACTACGAGCCCACCGGAGAGCAGGACGCCCAGCTGGTGAAGGTCGACATCCTGCTGCACGGCGACCGTGTCGACGCCTTCTCCGCCGTCACCCACAAGGACGCGGCCTACGCGTACGGCGTACGGCTCGTCGCCAAGCTGCGCGAGCTGATCCCGCGCCAGGCCTTCGAGATCCCCATCCAGGCCGCCATCGGGTCGCGGGTCATCGCCCGCGAGACCATCCGCGCGATCCGCAAGGACGTTCTCGCCAAGTGTTACGGCGGTGACATCTCGCGTAAGCGGAAGCTGCTGGAGAAGCAGAAGGAGGGCAAGAAGCGGATGAAGATGGTGGGCTCCGTGGAGGTTCCGCAGGAAGCCTTCATCGCCGTCCTGTCGAGCGACGAGAACGCGGGGTCGGGCAAGGGCAAGAAGTAG